CCAACACCAGCGCCAGATAGCCACGACGAAATACCAGTGGCGCAATCAACAGCAGCGGCAGTAATAACCAGGGACCGTCTTCCCGCCACAAATCGGCGCGCATTTTTTCCGGTAATTCATTGTTGGCCTGTGAGGGTTGATGAAATCCGGCGGCCAGTTGCTGGATGTCGCTGTCATCGGCGCTGAGTCGTTGATATCGACCATTTCCCTGACTTGCCAACTGCCGCAATGGATGTTCATCCAGTTTGGGGATGACAATTTCACCACGACTGTTTTGTACAAAGCCACCGTTGCTGAGTTTGATCGGTGCGCCGGCAGCGGTGCCTACTGCGAGTACCGACAATGCGTGTGCCTGCTTCGTCAGTTGGGTTAATGTGGGTTGCAATTGTGATTTTTGCACGCCGTCGGTGATTAACAAAATATCTCCGCGAACGACGCCGGCTTGTTGCAGTAACTCACTGGCTTTGGCAACGGCAATGTCAGGACGTGAACCCTGTTGTGGCATCAGTTCAGTTTCCAAACTGTTCACCTGGGCAATAATGGTGTGGGTGTCATCAGTCAGTGGCGAAACGGTGTAGGCGTCAGCCGCGTAGACGATCAATGCCGTTTGGCCTTCGCGGCGAGCGTTGAGAATGTCGATCAATTTCAATCGTGCGCGCTGGAGTCGCGATGGCGCAACATCAGCCGCATCCATGGAGCGTGACAGATCCAGTGCAATCACCAGTGCCGATTGATCACGAAACACCGGCTGTTCGATTTTTTCACAACTTGGACCGGCCAGAGCGAGTATCGCCAGCAATCCACCCAGAGCTACTAATCCCAATGGCCATAAACTGTTTTTTGAGTTTTGTTGCTGGAGAATAAAGGGTAGTAACCGAGAGTCACAAACGCGTTGCCATGTGCTGCTGCGAGTGCGACGAGCAAACAGCCACAGCAACAAGGCCAACGGAATGAGCAACCAAAGTGCTTCGATGCGTAACAGATGGCAGCTATCCATATTTTCTCACCCAGGGGCTTTGCGCAAGCAGCAAGATGGTAGCGAATAGCAACGCCAAGCTCAGTGGATAAATGAACAGTGATTTAATTGGACGGAAAACATGCTGCTCTTTTTCTACGGGTTCAAGTTTGTCGATGATTTGATAAATTTTTTGTAATTCTTCAACATCGCGGGCGCGAAAATATTTGCCACCGGTTTTTTCGGCAATGCCGCGCAAGGTGGTTTCATCCAGATCGGCGGACGGATTGACCCGGCGTGAACCAAATAATGAACGTACAAGCATTTCGTCAGCGCCAATACCAATGGTGTAAATTTTTAATCCTTTTTGCGCAGCCAGTTCGGCGGCCTTCAGCGGGGCAACTTCGCCGGCGGTGTTGGCACCATCGGTGAGCAGTATCATGACTTGTTCGCTGTGATTGCTTTTTTCCAGCCGTTTGACCATCAAGCCAATCGCATCGCCGATAGCCGTTTCGGTACCGGCCAGACCAATGGCTGATTCCATGAGCAGGGTGTAAACCGTCTGCCGGTCAAAGGTCAGTGGCGTTTGCAAATAGGCTTGTCGACCAAACAAAATTAATCCAAGTCTGTCACCAGTACGGTGTTGAATAAAATCACCGGCGATGGCTTTGGTGGCTTGCAGGCGATTAACCGTTTGGCCATTGAGTTCGAAATCGGTTTGCTCCATCGATCCAGACAAATCAATTGCCAGCATCAGGTCACGACCACTGACGGGCAATTGAATCGGATCGCCTTGCCATTGTGGACGTGCGGCAGCGAGCACTAAACAAATCCAGGCCAGCGTTGCCAGCAGCAAAGGCCATCGTGATGTTGCCGTGGGGCGAATCTGCACATCCAGATGGGTTAACTCGTGGATGAATGGCACTTTGAGCGCGGTTTGCTGAGACTGTTTGGCTGGTGGCAGCAGCCAGCGAATCAGTAGCGGCAGTGGCAACAAAGCCAGAATCCAAATCCAGGCAAAGTGAATCATGCTGGTCCTCGATTTTTTTTCTGTAACTGCTTTAGCCAGAGTTCGGTGCTGTCCAGTAACGGCAAGTCGAATTGCGGAATTTGTCTGGCATAGGGGGCGGTCAACAAAAATTGTGCGAGTTCAGCTTCAAACACGGGATGAATCTGGTTGAGAAAATCGATCCACGCCTGGCCCTGCAATCCGGCGACCTGTTCGCGTGGAAAATACAACAGACAAACGCGACGTAGCAAGGTAGACACATCGCTGGCTAGTTGCGCGGCATTGTTGTGTTGTGCAAATGCCTGACGAATGTTGATCAGTTCCTGTTGTGCCAGTTGGTGGACAGCGCGCCGTTGACGCCAGCGGCGCCACAACCAACCCGCTGCGATGAGCAGCAGCACCAACGCCGCCAGCAGATACCAACCGATGGCTGGCGGCCAGGCGCTCACCTCTGCAGGCAGGTGAATATCGCGCAAGGGAAGTTCGTCAGTGTTCATGAGCGTTTGGCGTGGAAAGTATCGACAAGTTTTTGGGTGATGTCGTCGTTGGTGGCGCAATGAATCAGGTGTACGCCGGGAATGCGGGCGATTCGTTCCAGTTGCTCGACCAAGCGTTTAAATTGCAGTTGATGCTGTAGCCGTGTTTTGTCATTGCTGGAGAATCGACTGAATCGTTGTTGCCAGGCGATGGCGTAGTCACCACTGCTGGGCAGATTTTGCTCCAGGGAATCAAAAATGTGGAACAGCACAATGTCGTTATGGCGTGCGAGCTTGCCTATTTGCAGCGACACGGCGGTGTTTAGTTGGCGAAAGTCGCTAAATAAAAATAACAGGCTGCCGGGCTTGGCAACGCGACGCAAACGCATTAAGGCACTGAGTGTGTCGGTGGCTTCAGCAGTGGACGACGTTGATTGCTCGTGAGACCAGCGACTGGCCTCGCTTAATTGTTTAATCCAGTGCAAGGTGGCGTCTTTGCCGTGGTGTGGTCGGCATTCGTAATGTTCAGTGTCACTGAAAATCATGCCGCCAAAACGATCACCATGTTTGGTCGCACTCCATGAAATAAGCGCGGCTGCTTTGGCGGCGACAACACTTTTGAACACTCCGCGGGTGGCAAAAAACATTGAGGGTCGCAAATCTACCCAGCCGATAACGGGACGCTCACGTTCTTCACGGAATAATTTGGTGTGTGCAACGCCGGTGCGCGCAGTGACGCGCCAATCCAGGCTTCGAACATCGTCACCCGGTTGATATTGGCGGGATTCGTCAAACTCCATGCCGCGACCTTTGAATCGCGATGAATAGTTGCCGCTTTGCACCGAGCCAATGCGTTGTTGTTTTAGTTGCAGGCGTTCGCCGGCAGCGCGTAGTGCGATTAGCTGGGACTGGGAGACATAAATCAGCCCGTCACCATCGTCGCTTGGGGGCGGAGTTGTGATGTCGGATTGGCTCATGGTACGGGAACAATATTGATTAATTCGCGGATAAATTTATCGCGGGTAATTCCTTCGGCTTCGGCCTCGTAACTCAGAATGATGCGGTGACGAAGTACGTCGAAAGCCATGGTTTGAATATCATCCGGGGTGACGAAATCCCGACCCTGCAGCCAGGCGTGAGCGCGGGCGCAACGATCAAGCGCGATGGTGGCGCGTGGACTGGCACCGTATTCGATCCACGAAGCCATTTCTTTGCGGAAGCGCTGCGGTTGGCGTGTGCTGACGATAAGTTGCAACAGATAGTGTTCGAGATTGTCAGCCAGGTGTATGTCCAGAATTTCCTGACGAGCAGCAAATAATGTTTGCTGGGAAATTTTATTTTTTGGTGCAGTAGGCGCAGCTTTGGCCTCACCACGCACCAGATGCAGGATTTTTTGTTCGGCTTCTATGTCTGGATAGTCAACAACGACGTGCAGCAAAAATCGGTCAAGTTGTGCTTCAGGCAGGGGATAGGTGCCTTCTTGTTCGATCGGATTTTGAGTCGCCATCACCATGAATAGCGCAGGTAACGAATGCGAGGTGGCACCGACGGTGATTTGCCGTTCTGCCATGGCTTCAAGCAGGGCCGATTGAACTTTTGCTGGCGCACGATTGATTTCGTCGGCGAGGATCAAATTATGGAACAGCGGGCCGCGCTGAAATTGAAAACTGCTGTCCTGGGGGCGAAAAACATCGGTGCCGGTAAGGTCGGCAGGTAACAAATCCGGGGTGAATTGAATGCGATGAAAATCACCTTCGATGGATTCACTTAATACTTTGATTGCTCGGGTTTTGGCCAATCCGGGGGCGCCTTCGACGAGCAAGTGGCCGTCGCATAGCAGGGCGATGAGTAGCCGATCTACCAGTCTTGGCTGGCCTATGATGTGTTGGTTTAAGTGGGTTGCGAGATTTTTGATTTCTGACTGGTGTGACATAGCTTCCTGTTAACTTAAATACTCACTAACTGTTTCAGATAGACACTCAGCGCGCAGACTGGTTCCGTGGATGCTGCGCGTTTGGCGTGGTTCAATATCGGTTTTGCTGCTTCCCGATAGTGCGGATTGGTCATTGCTTTCGAAGAAAAATAGTACCAGAATTGCAACCCCGTGCGCCAATCTCAGGAAGTGATTTTTATGCGGAAATACGCTATTGCGACGACATTTTTTTTGTCTTTATCCTCCTTTTCTGCATTTGCCTGGGAGTTTGACGAACACGCTCTATTGGGGACGCAAGCCTATCAGCAGGCGTGTAGCCGAATGGGGGCGATTGATAAAAAATCCATTTCAACTACCCAGCAGCAGCGGCTGGAACTGGCGTGTATGAAATTGGGCGAAAAATTCTACTACGCCGGCGTATACGGTCGGGCAGCGGCAGTGGCCGGAGATCATGCCTTGACCCCGGATGATTTTTACACGGGTGCGGCCCAGCGCTATGTGGCCAATACGGGCGAATATGGTTTATTGGCGTTGCGAAATAGTAATCATTTTTATCCCTTGGTGACCAACGAATGGAGTATGTATTTCAATCAATCGTTGCACTTGGCGATGGATGCGCAAAGTTTGGTCGGAGCAGAACAGGTGCGCGCATTTGAGCGGATGATGTTTGTCCACGCGTTTTCAAGTCACTTTTATCAGGATGCATTTTCTGCCGGTCACATGGGATTTAATCGTGTGGGCAGTACATCGGCACCGGCGCTGACATTCCATGATTACTGGAATCGGCAGGGGCGGCGGGTAACCAATGGCAAGGGTGAAAGCTGGCTGACTATGGGCGACGGCTGTTTGACCAAGCACAAACAGTGTGAGCAAACCGATCCCAAAGTGTACGAGGCAACGCGTAGCCATGCGGTTAATGGCAATGCAGCGGCGGTGGAATCGTTGCTCAAGGCATTTGTCTATGGTCAGCGTGATGCAGAGCTGGAAATGGATGCCTGGCGGCTTATGCCCAAAAAAGTATTGGTCGCGAAAGATGCGACGATTAACACCATGGTAACGAGTTTCAGTAATCGTCATCAGGAACAGGAGCAGGACGAATATCTGGCCGACATTAACGCCAGTGCCGTTGTGAACACGACCATCGATACCTGGATGCAATTGCCATCGGACAAGGTGTCCGCCGCAAATTGGAATCGCCAGCCCACGTTCATTGGAGTGTCGGTGTACATGGATGATTTATTTGATACGGTTCCCATACGGTTTTATCTGGGCGGTGAATGGTGTGATGGTTCCATTGGTGGTTTTGATGCAGGCTATATTGCGCCCATCAATTCATTGGTGAATCCCCAATTATTGCTTGATGGCATGATTTCTCACGAAGTGGTGTTGGGTGGCTATGGCAATGATGTAACTGCCAGTGGATATGCAGCCTATCGCGCCAATTTGGAACTGGGGCGTTGGTATGTGCGATTCCAGGCGGGGCGCAGTATTTTGGGTGATTATGAAAAAACAATTGGTGAATATTATTCCAGTGTTGGCATTGGTTTCGTGTTGCGTGCTTCGGGTGGCGGCGCTCGATAGTCGTGATGGTTTTGCATTAAGGAGGCATTATGGCTAGACCTGTAACGCCGGCGCTGTCGGTGGATATCATCATTGAACTGCGCGATCGTCCTGATCGGCCAATTGTGTTGATTGAGCGCAAGTATCCACCACCTGGCTGGGCGATTCCTGGCGGTTTTGTGGATATTGGCGAGACTGTGGAACATGCTGCTGTGCGTGAAGCGCAGGAAGAAACAAATTTGACGGTGACGCTTACCCAGTTATTGGGTGTGTACTCTGATCCTCGTCGTGATCCACGAGGCCATACGGTGAGTGCGGTTTATGTTGCTGAAGCAGTTGGCGAACCCACGGCGCAGGACGATGCTCGCCATTTGGCAGTATTTGCGATGGACGAATTGCCATCATTGTTGGCATTTGATCATTCGCAAATTTTGCAGGACTACCTGCATTTCCGCCAAACAGGCGAGTCTCGTTCAGTGCGAAACTGACTGCGAATCAATGTTCGCAGTCAGCTTTGGCGGTTGTTGCACTGCGATGGGATTTGGCCGTCGCAGTCGCTTTTTCATTAATGCGATCCAAGGCATCGTCCCACAGCATGATATCCTGGGTGAAATAGGAAAAACGGCGAGCGTCAGGCTGGCTCTCGTCGTTTGATTTCAGATCGAGGATGTTGAAGGTGCGCAATACGCCGCGGCGTCGATAACCATTATCCAGTCGCGGAACGATTTGGTCGCGCCAGGTACCAAAATTCACATAAGTCAAATTGGTGGTAACGCCGGGAATGTTGGCTTCTTCCTGCAATGGGAAATGGGTATGGCCTTCGCCGTGAATCTGGAATCCATGATCGGTGTAGGGCGGCTGAAAGCCCGGAAATTTACACATGGTGTCGAGCGCTTCAGTCTTTTTGCCGAATTTATTGTCAATCCAATCCATCAGGCGCAACGCATTTAGTACTGTGCCCAGCTCCAAATTCAAGCGTAATGTGCGCATAATGCTGAAGGTGGTGCGCGCGACACGGATAAGCATTCTTCCCATGGTTGAGGCGCTTTTCGCGGTGAAGTCCCAGCTCAGCCAGGTGCGAATGGAGCTTTGCAAATTTTTCTCAATGATTTTGGCGGCATCTTGCTGTTGTTTATCTTCCAGCGAACGCATGCGTTTGGCTTCAAGGATGATGCGTTTTACGGCTAGGTACGATGGGCGGTACAGATCCAGTTCATCCAGGATGCGCGTCAGGCGATCAATGTGAATGTTGTCGGATTTTAGATCCTTTTTGGTGTTGTAGATGAAGCTGGACAGTACGCCGGCAGCGACGCTGTCGCCAAAACAGGCTTCCAGAAATGGTTTGTAGCGTAGCTGCTCCCAGACTTTGGGTTTCCAGCCATCCTTGGTTTTCCAGCCCGGCAGGCCATTGTCGGCTGCAATCGCACGGTTGTTTTGCGCATCGCGCCACTGGCCATGGGTGGTGAAGAAACGAAAACCACGGTCGGCGTAGTAAAACGGAAAGTAGGGTGCCGTGCTTTTATCGCGGAACATTTCCGGATCACCGTACATGCGACCGATGAATTCACGTTCACTATCGCTAATATCTTGCAGACTGATTCCCAGGCCTTGCGCATAAAATTTTGCCAGTGCGTCATTCACCAGCATCAACTCTTTGTCATGATTGCCAAGCAGAATGATCAAGCGGCTGCTGATGTCAGGGGCCTGCTGTTTGAGGCGAGAGTCAAAATTCTTCAGCCTATCGAAAAATCCACGGTGTATGCACAAAATGTCGTCGGTGATGGTGTTAATAATGTCTGCAAACAGCGCGGGGTTTTCTTCTCGCTGCCAGGGATAGAAGTTGTTTTCTGCCCAACGCTGGGTGCGGATGAAATCCAGAAAGTCGCCGTCGATAATGAGTGCGACTTCATTAATGTTGTATAGCTCGGCGGTATCGCCAATGCGGTCGAAAAAATTGTCCCAGACCTCGTCGGTGAGATTTTGCAGTCCAACCGTACCATCGGTGAGATGGATGTCGCTAATGGCGACACATAAGCGGTTGTTGCGTTGAGGGCTGCCGGCGTTGGTCAGTTGTTCATAAATGGAGTGACGTTTTTCCAGCTCGATCTGATCGGCGGAACGGGATGATGTGGGTGTGGCGGTATCTTGCGACATGGGCAACCTCCTTCCGTGGGACGTGATAGGTACGTGCTTTATCGCTTGATGCGTTCTAAATGTCAAGCTAACTGCTTGTTTTGAAGAATATGCGTTCCAAAAAGCAACAACCCGGAACCATTACTGGTTCCGGGTTGTCAACACCTGCGTGCAGAGACCGAAGTCTCAGACGACAAGTCTTACTTCATTGCAGCCAGGAAGTCGGCGATAGAAGCAGCTTGTGCGTCAGTAACGCCAGCAACAGCGCCCTTCATCATAGGAGATTTGCCAGAAGCGCGTTGACCATCACGGATCAGTTTGAACTGATCAACAAGGTACTGCTTCTGTTGGCCAGCCAGACGTGGACCAACGGTGCCCATACCAGTAGGACCGTGGCAGCCAGCGCACTTGGCTTTAAAGGTTGCTTCGTCAGCAGAAGCTGCAGAAGAGAACATCATAGGAGCAGCGATAACAGCTGCAGCAACAACAGCAGAGAATACTTTCATTTTGTGTACCTTCTAATTATTGAATTAAAAGTTATTGGGTAATGACCACGAGCGATAGCTAAAGTCATTGAAGACAATAATAGCGTTGCCCCTCCAGAAAGGTCGACAACGATTCTGACTCAAAATAATCGCTTTGTAAATAAACCAAATTGAGTTACTTGGCGCATTATGAGTGCTACTGGTTAACTTGATGAATTATAAGTATATTTCGTTTTAATTATTAGTTTCAGATTTGGTGTTTTTTGCAATTCATATTGCCGTTGTTTGACGAAATGGGCATGTGCAAACTACGGCCCTGAGTAGTCTTATAATTTGCTTAAGATGCGAGAGTTGATTTTTGATGGTGAGTCGGCGAAATTGGCGGAGATTTATTCATCTGGAGGAAGGAAAATGCGTCGTGTGATGTTCGGTTCGGTGTGTTGTTTGGGAATCATGGGGGGAGCGTGGGCGC
This DNA window, taken from Gammaproteobacteria bacterium, encodes the following:
- a CDS encoding VWA domain-containing protein, whose translation is MDSCHLLRIEALWLLIPLALLLWLFARRTRSSTWQRVCDSRLLPFILQQQNSKNSLWPLGLVALGGLLAILALAGPSCEKIEQPVFRDQSALVIALDLSRSMDAADVAPSRLQRARLKLIDILNARREGQTALIVYAADAYTVSPLTDDTHTIIAQVNSLETELMPQQGSRPDIAVAKASELLQQAGVVRGDILLITDGVQKSQLQPTLTQLTKQAHALSVLAVGTAAGAPIKLSNGGFVQNSRGEIVIPKLDEHPLRQLASQGNGRYQRLSADDSDIQQLAAGFHQPSQANNELPEKMRADLWREDGPWLLLPLLLIAPLVFRRGYLALVLVVLLPPPPVQASALSDLFLNNNQRAEKQLQQGQAEQAAKTFTDPQWQATAHYRAGHYPQAAKLLEGIDNADAQYNRGNALAKMRQYEQAIAAYDRALQLNPQHQDAKFNRDLVKKQHQKQSQDNNDKGDKGDKGDQQDKADQNQSQNADAGAQKNKQDQAGNASPDNAKPSADAKQNNRDQNNPAQNQQEKNAKAPQDDKATLADDRQPKEQDIATEQWLRRIPDDPGGLLRRKFLYQYQQQSTDQPQEQETW
- a CDS encoding VWA domain-containing protein yields the protein MIHFAWIWILALLPLPLLIRWLLPPAKQSQQTALKVPFIHELTHLDVQIRPTATSRWPLLLATLAWICLVLAAARPQWQGDPIQLPVSGRDLMLAIDLSGSMEQTDFELNGQTVNRLQATKAIAGDFIQHRTGDRLGLILFGRQAYLQTPLTFDRQTVYTLLMESAIGLAGTETAIGDAIGLMVKRLEKSNHSEQVMILLTDGANTAGEVAPLKAAELAAQKGLKIYTIGIGADEMLVRSLFGSRRVNPSADLDETTLRGIAEKTGGKYFRARDVEELQKIYQIIDKLEPVEKEQHVFRPIKSLFIYPLSLALLFATILLLAQSPWVRKYG
- a CDS encoding DUF4381 domain-containing protein, whose amino-acid sequence is MNTDELPLRDIHLPAEVSAWPPAIGWYLLAALVLLLIAAGWLWRRWRQRRAVHQLAQQELINIRQAFAQHNNAAQLASDVSTLLRRVCLLYFPREQVAGLQGQAWIDFLNQIHPVFEAELAQFLLTAPYARQIPQFDLPLLDSTELWLKQLQKKNRGPA
- a CDS encoding DUF58 domain-containing protein is translated as MSQSDITTPPPSDDGDGLIYVSQSQLIALRAAGERLQLKQQRIGSVQSGNYSSRFKGRGMEFDESRQYQPGDDVRSLDWRVTARTGVAHTKLFREERERPVIGWVDLRPSMFFATRGVFKSVVAAKAAALISWSATKHGDRFGGMIFSDTEHYECRPHHGKDATLHWIKQLSEASRWSHEQSTSSTAEATDTLSALMRLRRVAKPGSLLFLFSDFRQLNTAVSLQIGKLARHNDIVLFHIFDSLEQNLPSSGDYAIAWQQRFSRFSSNDKTRLQHQLQFKRLVEQLERIARIPGVHLIHCATNDDITQKLVDTFHAKRS
- a CDS encoding MoxR family ATPase, which codes for MSHQSEIKNLATHLNQHIIGQPRLVDRLLIALLCDGHLLVEGAPGLAKTRAIKVLSESIEGDFHRIQFTPDLLPADLTGTDVFRPQDSSFQFQRGPLFHNLILADEINRAPAKVQSALLEAMAERQITVGATSHSLPALFMVMATQNPIEQEGTYPLPEAQLDRFLLHVVVDYPDIEAEQKILHLVRGEAKAAPTAPKNKISQQTLFAARQEILDIHLADNLEHYLLQLIVSTRQPQRFRKEMASWIEYGASPRATIALDRCARAHAWLQGRDFVTPDDIQTMAFDVLRHRIILSYEAEAEGITRDKFIRELINIVPVP
- a CDS encoding NUDIX hydrolase, which gives rise to MARPVTPALSVDIIIELRDRPDRPIVLIERKYPPPGWAIPGGFVDIGETVEHAAVREAQEETNLTVTLTQLLGVYSDPRRDPRGHTVSAVYVAEAVGEPTAQDDARHLAVFAMDELPSLLAFDHSQILQDYLHFRQTGESRSVRN
- a CDS encoding c-type cytochrome, with protein sequence MKVFSAVVAAAVIAAPMMFSSAASADEATFKAKCAGCHGPTGMGTVGPRLAGQQKQYLVDQFKLIRDGQRASGKSPMMKGAVAGVTDAQAASIADFLAAMK